The nucleotide window tgtgtgtgtgtgtgtgtgtgtgtgcgtttgtagATGTATAAACTCGGGCTGTACTTTTCCGCCAGTCCACTAGGTGTCGACAGTAGTTTTTGCAGCCAATCAGAGTTCTCTATAAGCGAAGATGAAGAGGAAGCGGAAGCGGAAGGAAATACGTCTCTGTCAACTGTTCAAAAGTCACAGCAGGACTGTTATGTTCGTGTAGTCATCAGCTGGATGATGTCGGGGATTAAAACTTAATTTATGGCCGCCTTCTCAGTTCGGTGTCTGTGTGCTGTGGTACTTCTGCGTGTTGAAGCCCTCGTGTCCTCGAACGACAGCGCTACATGGTAGGATTTGTTTTAGTCGGAGCTCTGAGTTTGTGTGAACTTCCTCTTACTAAGTCTtagttatatacacacacagctgttcgCTCACGTATCGGAATATTCgtttttaaagcatttactagttaataattttacaaccacagcaagcagaaagaaaataatactgaactgcagcaggagacgacacagtgagtgacagtgtgaaACTGAGTGACCGGTtcgttttttttcttactgattAACTGAAACCgaagacggagagagagagagaactggaCTTTGATCCATGAGAACAAACACGTACAAAACGCGCACAAAGTGATGAAGCAGAAGCCACGGCACTGATGCTGCAAGCCAAATAATAATTTCTTCCTCGTTGCAAGTTTTCAAATTAGGTAATGGAGTGTGTGAACATTTGGAGAAGTATAGTATGTAAACTTTGTTTGTACCTTTTTTGTGCAAATTCAAAATTGCATTAACGAGTGGCCGGTCGGTCAGTGTAATCCAGACAACTGtcgattttttattttttttattttttattttatttatttaaaaatgggcATGGGGGAGTGAAACATTTGTGAACGTGTGTGCGTTTTCTCACGCGTGTGTAGTAGACGGCAACCGCCTGCAGGGGGcggcagaaggcagcagctctgattcCAGTCatgaatttatatataaatatattgttatttctctctctttcaatGTTGTTGAGTGCTGCGTCGCAGTGGTTTGGAAATTCTCAGAGTAAATTAACATTGGTTCTTATTAATGGTATTTTTTCgacttttttgcctttttttaatatgctttaTAATGATGTTGTTCAAACTTACATTGTTATGTAATCAATTTTCCAGTGGTTTTGTTACAAATTTGTAAGCATTGGTTGAAGAACAAATTGTACtcggaacaattttttttctctgcaggggTTCTTTAAACGATGACGTCCTGCTGCCGTACAGCCCTGGGGAGAGACACGGCCCTTCCCACTCCCATCGCCACGTGAGGGACTGTCAGCCTGTCGCCCATGGCAACCTCACTTATGAGACGTGGCGCAGCAACACGAGCACTAGCACGCCAATGGCTGAGTCTAGACAGTTTGTTTCCGCCATTCTTGCTGACGgcgggggcagcaggtgggtgTACGGCCACTTCACCTTCGTTCGGGACCCGCTGCGGACCCTCTCGGTCCTGGAGCCCGGTGGGCCCGGGGGCTGTAGAGAGGCCCGCGTGGAGACGGTGGCACGGACTGCGAGGCTCAGGAAGTGCCTGTACGCTCAGAACGGCGGCTTCTTCAACATGGACACGGGATATTGCCTTGGCAATGTGGTGAGCGATGGGAAGCTGGTCCAGAGCAGTAGAGGGATCCAGAATGCTCAGTTTGGCATCAGAAAGGATGGATCTTTAGTTTTTGGGTAAGGAAAGGCTGTGTGAGGGCTTGCACATGGCTGTGTTAGAAAACACACTTGAAAAAGTACTTAATCTGTATTACGTTCATATTTTGCTCTTTCCGAGTGTTCCTTCACGAGGTGCTTGTGTATTTGAAAGATACTTAGAAGGATTTTGGGGAATCAAGCAGTCTTGTAGGGTTAGATTCAGGGCAGGTTTGTGTACCAATCGGCCCCAAATGGGAGGAGGTAGTCATTGCAACCAAAGACGCTTGTTCTCCCCCATGGTCTATATGAAAGGATTTCAAGCAGGCCACGAGGGCCTCTGCTATGAATTTGGTACCAGAGGTAGTGCGtttgtaaaagtgtaaaaataggTACTGTCAGGTAAGccatgtttttgagttttcCCATTAACCTGTGAGTGATAAAGCAGATGTAGAAGTTCTGTGCTTTTCTTGACCTGTATTACACCAGCAGTCAagttttaaatgttgaaattctctttttttttttttcatttaattgttcTTAATTTTACTTAAGTACGTACTTGATTTTGCCACCTTTCTAAATTTTCTGCAATTCTGCACCCAGCCGATTTTTGGTAATAAAGAGCATCTTGAGAGAATGTAAATGGGACCACCTCAGTTCAGCTCTCCTTCGGTGTTTACCTCTCGTTTCTGGTGTTCTTTAGCGTTCTGATCAATGAAAAGATGAGGAACACTGGATATGTTTATAGTctaaatcagtcaacaatcagtATTGAGTAGGAAATTGTGGAGACGACATGTTTTCAtcttcagttcattttaaatgagttttcacTTAATTTAGTAACTTAGTGTTTGAAGATAATGAAAcggtatttttaaattgtatatcCAAGTGTTTGACAGAACCTAACCAGTAATAATTTGAGGGACCTCtatattatttagcttttttgtgGCTTAGTGGTAAATTAAAGatatgaacaaactgagttacaaacGGACTTGTGGTCCCAGTTGTGACCGTAGGGTGAGGAGTCAGCATGTTCTAGTTGTGTGATATCTGCTCTGAGTGTCTGTCCAGGATCGGCGGCTGCCTGTGTCTCTCACAGCCCCTTTTAGTTTAATCAACTGACTGTCTCAATGTCCAGCTACCTGTCAGAGGATGATGTCCTAGACGAGGTGAACCCTTTTGTCCAGCTGGTCAGCGGGGTGGTGTGGCTCTTGAGAAATGGCAAGGTGTATGTCAAGGAGAGCATGGAGGCGGAGTGCAATGAGACACAGAAAACTGGTAAGTTGGGGGAAGTGATCGCTCACGCCAGTCCGCCACCCACGGAGTCCAGCAGGCTGCAGGAAGCCCCTCGCCTTCCGTGACGTGTGGCCTGGATGTTTCCGTAGGGACCTTCGGCAAGTTTGTGAATGTGGTGTCCGCCAGGACGGCGGTGGGACACGACCGAGAGGGACGGCTCGTTCTGTTCCACACCGACGGGCAGACGGAGAGGCGAGGGTGAGGCTGTGGCTACTGCTGCTGCAAACATCCATTCCTCAGCGCTGCTGAACCGCTGCGAGGCACCAGAACCTCGGTTTAACCATATCAGCAACTCTTCCAGCGTCTTTCTCTGCCTTTAAGTAGTCGGTCTGCAGTCTGTCCAGGGTTGGTTTTGCGATTATTTATAAATAGTCCGTCCTAAGCAGTCACCTGTGGGAGCTGAAATTCATGGCAACCGACTTTCCTGCTAAAATCGAAAAGTTAACTAATCTTGGATACCATTAATAAAAACCTTTGTTAGTTTAATTAGAATATTGAAGATCTGTTCTTTTATTTAACAGGTAAGTATCGTGCGATTTAACACGGCAGTGTCCTGTGTTCACTTTAGAGGTGACATGATCTATGAAAAGACCTATTGCTCAGTGCAGTAAACACTGTACATCCGCTTGTGTCTTTAAAACACTCAAGTCTTCAGTTTAGTTTTCTGTCCATCTTCAgtcatcattattttatttttttttggaaccgGCCCCGAGTCAGCCGCTTTCACTCCAGCGCACCCTAAAGGAGGACTGTCATGTCTGCGCTCCGGCAGGATGAACCTGTGGCAGCTGGCGGACTTCCTGAAGGAGCAGGGTCTCGTCAACGCCATCAACCTCGACGGCGGAGGCTCCTCCACGTTTGTGGCCAACGGCTCGCTCGCCAGTTACCCCTCTGACCACTGGTAAGTCcgaaactgcattttgtatccGCTCACCTTGAATAAACCCGTTTTGATAGTGCTGGACTGATGCAGCCATATGGTAATGAAGGGGTGTCACTGGTTACCCCCAGCAAACAAGTCATGTGGAGGTGTCCCCGGCGCGTGTCCACTGTACTTTGTGTCCACGAGCCCCTGTGCCACCCGGAGAACTGCAGCGGGCAGGGAACTTGTGTGCGCGGGCACTGTGTGTGCCAGGACGGCTGGACCGGGCCAGCCTGCGACACCCCCGTCTGCCCACCCCCCGCGTGCAGCAGTCACGGTCTCTGCACTCAGCGTGAGTGAAAAGTGCAATAAGAAACCCTGTAAATATTGGCACATTTTTTTGCATGGCAGTAAAAGCTTCTTTGATATTTAGTTCATGGATAAATTACTGCTGAGTTTAAAGGGCTGGTtaatagtttgtttttattgtacttATTTACAGAGAGGAGCTGTTGcatgagaaaacaaacattgtctcattacaatatataaattgtACATTGTCACAAACACTTTAACGGTTTGTCTTTTACTCTTATAAGCATGTaaatatctgttaaaaaaaaaaatcacaatatgTGGCTTCATAAATGAACTacatgggacagcaggtggcagttgTTAGAGCATCACCTTACATTTAAAGTacccaggttggaatcccacctcctgctctagtacccttaacCAAAGCACTTACCGAGCACTGATGCTGCTGTATACGTCTGTAAATTAGTATAACTTATCACTGTAAGTGGAAGAAAAGAACATTCTCATGTAATAgattcataataataacaataatagtttATACTAATTACTAGGTGAGTTCTAACCAAAACCATTGATGGGACCAAAATTGAGAACTACTGTTCTGCTCAGGTTGAACTGTTATGTTGTCATTAACTCTTTCAGTTAGTATTTTACTACCTTCGCTGGTGATCATATCACATATTGATACTGTAGCCaaaaaaagtgaattcttgAGTGTGTTTCCCAGTTGCTAGAGTTAAAATAGGGACAGTATTATGGGCTGAGTCCAGAAGGTTTCTCCTGCTCTTACACCACTAAGGTCTAAAAAGGAGTTTAGTCAAGTTTCGTTCACTTGGATCACTGCCGGACTGGATGAGACACCTGTTGGACTCTGATCCTGCTGTGTCCTCTGATCTAAGGCTCTTGGATTGTTTGcgatgcgcgcgcgcgcgcacacacacacaccccacttcctgtttgtgtcctgcaggtgggtgtgtgtgtgacgctGGGTGGACCGGGGAGAACTGCAGCCAAGGTACTGGTCCCACCATTATGGTCCCCTGAGCTGGTGGCTTTGTGAGCTCTTCGTTGTATTTTTACTTGTTGCGCTGCAGTCCAGCATCCTCTTCCAtaactgcagctgtgtgttaaCATGTGTCTGTTCCATCATGGTCTGTTGCTCCTTTGCTGCAGCGTGTCCTCTTGGTTTCTATGGCGACGGCTGCAAGGTGACATGCACCTGTGCCAACGGCGCCACCTGTGACCCGGTCCGTGGACGATGCTTCTGTCCACCCGGTTTCCGGGGCGACTCCTGTGAACAAGGTCTGTCTCATTTCATACAAATGTCTTTGTCTTTAATTTCCTGCTCAGTTTTCTGCTATTTCTGACCCATTTTGTATTGCAGGATGTTTCATGCtatgaaatgtaataattagTGTCTTTTCCTGAGTTGAAGAAAAGCTTGGCTTAAGAATAATGCTCCCGGAGTGTTTAGTCTCAGGAAGTGCAGACAAATGCCCAGTTTCTACTTGCCAGTGAAAAGTGGAACAGGTTGCCTCATATAGCCACTTCCTCGTACCGTGGAACCAGATACTAATCCATGCTGGAAATTTcattcttacaattatttacccatttatacagccaggtagttttactggagcaatacagggtaGGTACCTCGCTCAGCTGTACTATAGgtggaggtaggattcgaacctgtgacctttgagtccaaaggcagcagctttaaacCACTAAGCTGCCGGCTACCCCATGACAGTTCTTGTGGATTAAAGGGACGGAGTTTGACTTGATGTTTGTCCCGTCTGTATCCGCTCGGCTCAAGTTTGTCCTCTGTCTCTACACCCTCGCTGCTGTCAGAGTGCCCCCTGGGGTTCCACGGGCTGAACTGCGAGCGGGAGTGTCACTGTCCCAACTTGTGTCCGTGTGACCCAGTGACTGGGAGCTGCAACATCACCCTTCAGGGAGAGAGAAACAGCACGCTGCACAGAGGTAGGGTTTGGGGGTACCTGAACCTTATGGGGTGGTGTTGTTTTGGGCCTCTATCATTTCTGTCAACACGCTGGAATTCTGAATTCGTTGAGCTGCATTACAACTGAAACTACtattaaatgactgaaaataaatacactttgtctccacaaatgtatgtttttcctACCAGCTGGTAACTGACTGATTCCATAAACGTGCTATAGGACACCGTCCCTAAGAAACACCAGCTGTACTCACCTTGGGAGTGAGTAGAATTAAGGTGGCCCCCCCACTCCTAttgtctgggtgctctttactgtcaTCGCCCAGCTCAGCCGGCCAGTACAAGCCACATTCACTCCAGTGCAGGCAAATCTTACccaaggaaatatatttttctctgGGACTTTTGTATTGTGaggtgacaacacacacacagcactggtgTAATCTGTAAATCACACCTGCAGGTATTCGAACTGCAGGTATTTCTGGTCTGACGGCCACTCCCCGCGCAGGTTGAAGAGGGTTAGAGCCGCGTTGAGGGCACATACGGCTCATACCTTTCTGTGGTCCCTGGCAGCTACAGGCATCTGGTACCACACATGTGTATTAAAATATGTGCTCTCTTTGAGGTCCAATGGCCTGCATTACAGTTTAGGCTGcacataataatattaaattacagTGAAATCATAGTCTTCCTGAAGCtggttaattatttatttctgaaaaaaaaaataagacttaatttccaaaaaagagaagaggatcCAGTCACGGAATTGGAATCATTTTATGGGTTATAGGGTCAATCGTACCAAGACTGCATGTCTCTGCAAGTGAATAGGTACGAAAGGTGTTCGTAAGGTGACCGTTGACCACACGTGGACTCGACCTTGTGGCGTCTCTCAGCACGTTGAGCGCTGCCGTGGAAATGGAACTCGGGGACGCCTGCATTACGAGTCCTGTGTAAATATGATATGCAGCGGTACTGGAATGGTGACAGTCACCGGGTCTCGTTTGCAGTTTCGCTTTCGCTGTATTGTTTTACTTATGCCTGGAGATCATCTTTCCGACGGACACGTCTATGAGTCTGGGCAAGTTGAAGATCCCGAGTGACTCACCCTGATTGTGAGTCACCCTGCGTTCATCTCAGATCGAGATGTGGTGCTGCCGCTTGATAGGCACTCCCCAGCTACCTGCCCTCAGGTGACCGCACGCCCATGACTGGGGACAGTGCTTCagtgtttattcattattgtcattgttagcgttattgtatttattaatttagcagatctATTTCAAAGCAACAAATGAAAGTAAGTGAAAGTGAATTAACAGATTAACAGCCTTAAACACAGATACAGGATTATTGAGAAACAGCACTTTGTCTGATTCCACCGTGTAGGTATTTGGTTATTACCATTACTTCTGCATTTTTACAtctaactgatgcttttctccaaagcggtttacaatgttaaagtactttaattatttacccatttatatagctgggtaattttactggcacaatttagggtaattttgctcaagggtactgtagctggaggtggggattgaacctgtgacctttgggtcctaaagcagtagctctaatcactacagttctaataataataatgacaattattttatttgcttaactAAGACTTTTACCCAAAAGCAAATTTCAGggtttgacccatttatacagctttgtattttttttttttcctggactGGGGgcttgaaccagtaaccttcaggTTACTCATCCCTGTGCACCAACACTAAAGCACCTACTGTCCATATGGAGGTGAAATGAGCATCAGGGGTCAGGGAGTAAGATACCACAGTACCCACAGCGTCGGGACAAATCTGCTTAAAATCAGCTGGCCGTAGCAAACGAAGCAGCATCTAGGAAGCGAAACTCCAAACAAAAGtttccacttttatttttcatctttccgCTTAGTTTACTCTAATTCAGTGGGATGTGAGGTCTGTACCCTCCTTACCTCTCCTCCCCAGGGCCAGATGACCTGGAGTTGTTCCCAACAGCTTCCTTATCGCCCCCTTATCTCCCTGGCCGGGCTGACCCCGCTGGGAGGGGCTCCTGCGCTTGTCACACATGGACAGTTCAAAATAGACCCTGACAGGCCTGGGGTGGAGTTGGGGCTGCTGGGCAGGAAACGAGATGAGTTCGCTTCTCTACGGGCTTTAAACCGCAAAACGTGTAACTGACATTGTGCGTCTGGGTCACGGAAACGTTTACATTTGACTCTTGAGTTGCATCTCTGTTTTTTGgaagcaggtggagtagtgcttagagctgctgcttgaactgatacagtagaaattactctGCTGATGAGTTAATCGGTGTAAGTAAACTAAGTTTGCTTTTGGGGAAGAGTGTGAGTTAAATGAATGTTTGTGTCTCTCCCCCCCcatattttccttctttttattcCTCTCTGTGAATTCCCCCTGTAGCAGGACACTGCCTGGCTGCTTGGCTCTTTGAATTGTGGCAGGACAAGAGGCAGGAGGCCCCCCCTTACTTCTCAGAGTAAGTTTCCTCTGCCCCACCACACGCTGCAGCCGATCTATAGCCAGTTGCCTTGTTTATCGCACCACTGAGCGATGTCTGCTGCTCTGATAAACATGATACCACAAATGCAGAAAGCAAACAAACTCTGCGAGTCGTGTTTTTGTGAGGGAGCTCTGGCGCTTGAACCCGCTCGTTTGAGAGGCAGCTCTAATTGGCGAACAGGCTGCCGCCACACCTTTCTCATGCAAGTGAGCCGGGCCGCGGTTGCCGTGGTTTCAGAGGGACACATTGTTCTCGAGGGGGATGTGTGCAGAGTGATCATAGGACGTCGGTTGCTGGGGGTGTTAAATAACCCCCCCACCTTCCCTTCCTCCCCCACACAGGAGGACCTGGATAATTATCAGTGCTGTGCTGAGCGTGCTGCTTCTGACCAGTGCTGCGGCAAATGTGATCCAGGCTTCGAGAAAACCCAGATCGGCTCGTCTCCGTCAGGACTACCTGTATGTGCCGCTGGCCGAGATGAGCATGAGGCTGGGCAGAGGGGGGGCGGCAAAGGACGGAGGGGGGATGTTAGAGCTGGATGATTCGGATCAGTCCGACTCCACCTAGCCGGCTGCATCCCCACCTCTTCTGGCGCGAGGGAAGGAGTCGACTGCTGGCCACGTCTTCCTCAGACCCTGTGGCCAAGGCTTCTTCGAAAGCCCTGTGATTGAGCACAACCAGAGGCCTCTGTTCCAGACCTGGACTCGTTCCTGTCTCTCACACCAACCCCATGAGTTCCAGTTTGTTGGGGGTCGAGGGAAGCGTACCCGAAATCCACCGTGTTGTGGGACCATTTCCTCACAGAGGGCCTCACACTGTCCCTCTCCTGTTGCTGGGAGTCATTCTGTCCTCTTTTCTTTGCCCATGGTAATAGTGCGATGCTCTCTGGACTGAAGCCAGCATCAGGAGCCCTGTTGTGGTTTGGGCCACGTTGAGCCAGCCAAGGCCATCCTGGTGCCATGTGCCATATGAACTAATGCTTCCCAGATCCCTTGAGGACCAGTGGAATCAGACCTCTCTGTTTACTGGTGACTTCTCCTAGTTTGCACTCTGCGGGGACAGTTTTACCAGCTTTCAACTTGaaggttttacattttaaatgtaaggtTTTTCATTTCCGCCCCCCCAATGACCTGAGCGGTGTCATCAGTCTACCCCATCCTTCTTGCACCATCCCTTGTGGTCTTGGTACTTAAATCAGCAGTAAGACTAGTATAAGCCAAATATAACCCCCCCCTTTACTCTTGGAccttactggaacagtttagcACAACATTTACGAAAAGATATAGAGATATATTTGAATGAGGCAGTTGAATGCAAAAAGAGTGTTTTaatgccttttttgttttttattttttaaaaaaagtctattGGCAGTTATATTGCATTACCTGTTGCTGTAGGTCCAAACAGGGAGAGACCCAGAAAACCTGTCTAAATAagtttgtgtgtgaaattgtcCTTTAACAGTCTGTTGGGTTTTAGTAACTTGGTACTGAATTTTCTATAAGAACGTTGGAAACACTGTTTTAATCATTGCTGCCAATTCCAATCAATAACGTTATGACATGTAAAGGGCCCCGGAAaggtgttttgtatttttggaaatttttttttttttaaggcttttATACAGAATTTGATAGTGCCCCTCGGGGTGCTTTATGTTTACACTGAGTCTGTTTATAGTGCCTCGTATCAGATATAATATTTGGATGTTTTAATACCAAAGGACTGTGACTGTGTAAAAGCGCCCATGCAGagacccccacctccaccccaagGGTTCACCACAGTGTGTGCATTGTTGCACTTAAAAACATTCtctctgcagcaggaagtgccaTATGGAAAAGGATCATGTGTGAAAacaatatatgcaaatatttgaaCTGTTGTCGGATCTACTGAAATATTACAGAAGTGTAGATACGTAACAATATATTCTGGAATGGATCATTgtttttggcatattttgaaATAACTAAATATATGTTGCCATGTGGTCACGGTGGCTTGGaaaaaggctggaaaaaaatgaaaaggtggAGCAGCACCCTGTGGTTTGGTCGGGGGGACGTCTCTGTGTGCAAATGAGCGCCTTCCAGCAGCCTCTCCTGTGGGATCCAGTGTTGGTAACACCAGGAAATCCAGTTTTCtttctccaccccccccccccccccccccccccccccaacttgaCTATCTGGatgaataacatttttcatgttgacctgttgtgttttgtttaccattaaaatgttttcattccttTACATGGGTGTATAAACACAAGGACctttaactgcattttaaaacatcagCAAATATTCAGGTTTACTTCCCTCAGATCATCTTTGgctgaatattttgttttatttgtaattctTCAGTATGATACTTCGTGTTCTTTTCTTTGAATGTATGCAGATGTATTTTTGTGATGTTAGATTTGGTTTCGGTTTGTGTCTAACGACAGATTTAAGGAGCTTTTGAATTGGATTATCAtatcaagtgtgtgtgtgtgtgtgtgtgtgtgtgtgtgtgtgtgtacttacataAAGGATCTCAGGTGGCTtcaaacataaatgtttattgcacatttaaaaattaagctgttctattatattttctttACGCTTTAGTCCATACACAAATAATATCTAGGCTCATGCTTCTCTTTTAGTTAAGGAAAGGCCTGTTATAAGAGAAATTATAGGTTTTTGTGTGATCAATGTGCCATTTTTCAatcatgattttaaaaaaaagcttgctCCCAGCAGAAATGGTCATATCTTTATAAATCGATTGGAAAACTTTGACCCTTTGAAAAGTGCTGGCAGAGGTACCCTGCAGGGCCTAAAGTATTCAagtatttatttagatttttttctaagGAGACAAAGGCTTGTAGGGAAATTGAATTAATCCAAAGTGAATTTGAGCTGCTGGGGTAATACATTGGGgagcgcagtggcacagcgggtttggctgggttctgctctctggtgggtctggggttggagtcttgcttggggtaccttgtgatggactggcatcctatcctgggtgtgtcccctccctctccagccttgtgccctgtgctcccaggttaggctccagtttgccgcgaccccactcgggacaagtggtttcagtctcgtgtgtgcgtgtgtgtgtgtaatacattgCCTAAGGATTATTCGTGTTCTTTGCACAAATATGTGACTTCAACTACATTGCTGTAGTGTCCAAAATTGAATGTGCTGatagttttgttttcataactaaaacatttttaaaaaacattatgtaCTGTACTAAATACCATTATTTTGATACTTGAACAGTCAAGAATGATTAAAACGGATCTTTTGGAGAGTTGCTTTTCCTGTCATTGTTAAATGGCCTGGGGAGGTGGGCTGTCCCCTGTTGCTCTGGGGTTGTATGTATTCTGCGGGGAGGGGGCTCTGCTGTGAACAGcgtgttttactgcagtaaggAGGTAGTGAGGTTTCTACTTAGTGACTTCAACAAACCCgttaatgtgtatgtgtgtcagccccatttaatattttaactgttgaaaatcacattttaactATGTGAATAATTATGTTCACTTTGTGTAGCCTTTAAGGGTACAGGTTTATCCCAAAGGGCTCTGCTTTGACTCCAGTAGGTGACTCTGCTCACAATCCACAACTGATGCTCTTGTAGAGGCAGCTGGGATCTTGGCGGTTAGATGCTCCTTCAGACTGGATGGTTGGAGGTTCAAACctcctctgctgctgtagtgcccttgatcaaggtacttaccctgaattgctctggtaaaaattagccagctgtataaatggaaaagttgctataa belongs to Scleropages formosus chromosome 18, fSclFor1.1, whole genome shotgun sequence and includes:
- the nagpa gene encoding N-acetylglucosamine-1-phosphodiester alpha-N-acetylglucosaminidase isoform X1 — its product is MAAFSVRCLCAVVLLRVEALVSSNDSATWGSLNDDVLLPYSPGERHGPSHSHRHVRDCQPVAHGNLTYETWRSNTSTSTPMAESRQFVSAILADGGGSRWVYGHFTFVRDPLRTLSVLEPGGPGGCREARVETVARTARLRKCLYAQNGGFFNMDTGYCLGNVVSDGKLVQSSRGIQNAQFGIRKDGSLVFGYLSEDDVLDEVNPFVQLVSGVVWLLRNGKVYVKESMEAECNETQKTGTFGKFVNVVSARTAVGHDREGRLVLFHTDGQTERRGMNLWQLADFLKEQGLVNAINLDGGGSSTFVANGSLASYPSDHCKQVMWRCPRRVSTVLCVHEPLCHPENCSGQGTCVRGHCVCQDGWTGPACDTPVCPPPACSSHGLCTQRGCVCDAGWTGENCSQACPLGFYGDGCKVTCTCANGATCDPVRGRCFCPPGFRGDSCEQECPLGFHGLNCERECHCPNLCPCDPVTGSCNITLQGERNSTLHRAGHCLAAWLFELWQDKRQEAPPYFSERTWIIISAVLSVLLLTSAAANVIQASRKPRSARLRQDYLYVPLAEMSMRLGRGGAAKDGGGMLELDDSDQSDST
- the nagpa gene encoding N-acetylglucosamine-1-phosphodiester alpha-N-acetylglucosaminidase isoform X2 gives rise to the protein MAAFSVRCLCAVVLLRVEALVSSNDSATWGSLNDDVLLPYSPGERHGPSHSHRHVRDCQPVAHGNLTYETWRSNTSTSTPMAESRQFVSAILADGGGSRWVYGHFTFVRDPLRTLSVLEPGGPGGCREARVETVARTARLRKCLYAQNGGFFNMDTGYCLGNVVSDGKLVQSSRGIQNAQFGIRKDGSLVFGYLSEDDVLDEVNPFVQLVSGVVWLLRNGKVYVKESMEAECNETQKTGTFGKFVNVVSARTAVGHDREGRLVLFHTDGQTERRGMNLWQLADFLKEQGLVNAINLDGGGSSTFVANGSLASYPSDHCKQVMWRCPRRVSTVLCVHEPLCHPENCSGQGTCVRGHCVCQDGWTGPACDTPVCPPPACSSHGLCTQRGCVCDAGWTGENCSQACPLGFYGDGCKVTCTCANGATCDPVRGRCFCPPGFRGDSCEQECPLGFHGLNCERECHCPNLCPCDPVTGSCNITLQGERNSTLHRGHCLAAWLFELWQDKRQEAPPYFSERTWIIISAVLSVLLLTSAAANVIQASRKPRSARLRQDYLYVPLAEMSMRLGRGGAAKDGGGMLELDDSDQSDST
- the nagpa gene encoding N-acetylglucosamine-1-phosphodiester alpha-N-acetylglucosaminidase isoform X3, which translates into the protein MCYLSEDDVLDEVNPFVQLVSGVVWLLRNGKVYVKESMEAECNETQKTGTFGKFVNVVSARTAVGHDREGRLVLFHTDGQTERRGMNLWQLADFLKEQGLVNAINLDGGGSSTFVANGSLASYPSDHCKQVMWRCPRRVSTVLCVHEPLCHPENCSGQGTCVRGHCVCQDGWTGPACDTPVCPPPACSSHGLCTQRGCVCDAGWTGENCSQACPLGFYGDGCKVTCTCANGATCDPVRGRCFCPPGFRGDSCEQECPLGFHGLNCERECHCPNLCPCDPVTGSCNITLQGERNSTLHRAGHCLAAWLFELWQDKRQEAPPYFSERTWIIISAVLSVLLLTSAAANVIQASRKPRSARLRQDYLYVPLAEMSMRLGRGGAAKDGGGMLELDDSDQSDST